Genomic segment of Actinomycetota bacterium:
GGACGTCCAGGCGGGGAACCTCGACATCGGTGACGTCCCCGACGACCAGATCGCGAACGCGGAGACGGAGTTCGGAGACCGCTTCATCACGGCGGAGAGCTCGTCGTTCTCGTACATCGGGTTCCCCCTGTACGCCGAGGGGTTCGACGACCCGGACATCCGCAAAGCGCTGTCGATGGCGATCGACCGCGAGGCGATCATCTCCGCCATCTTCTTCGACACGCTGACGCCGGCTGACGACATGGTGTCGCCAACGGTCCAGGGCTACCGCGAGGGCGCGTGCGGCGAAGCATGTACCTTCGACCCCGAGGCCGCCAAGCAGCTGTTCGATCAGGCGGGCGGGTACGATGGCACGCTCCGCATCTGGTTCAACAACGACGGCGGTCACGAGGGGTGGATCGAAGCCGTCTCGAACCAGTGGCGTCAGAACCTCGGCATCGAGGACATCGAGTTCGAGTCCATGCCGTTCGCCAGGTACCTCGGCCTCCTGGACGAGGGGATCGACGACGACCCCGCAACCGAGGGCGTCGACGGGCCGTTCCGCCTCGGCTGGGTGATGGACTACCCGAGCATGCAGAACTACCTCGAGAACCTCCACGGCACGGGGGCCGGGTCGAACTACACGACCTACTCCAACCCGGAGGTGGACGACCTGCTCGCGCAGGGCAAGTCGGCAAGCTCGGGCGAGGAAGCGATCTCCTTCTACCAGCAAGCCGACGACATGATCATCGAGGACCTGCCGATCATCCCGCTGTGGTACGGCCAGGTTCAGCAGGTCACGTCGGAGCGAGTGTCGAACGTCGTGTTCGACAAGTTCACGTTCGTCGACCCCGCCACCGTTGAGGTGGTCGCCGAGTAGCAGATAGAGCGAACAAGGCAGTACGATGGTTGGAGCGGCCGAGCGATCGGCCGCTCCAACCACGTAACCAACGACCGAGGTTGTGAACGATGGGGCGCTATGTAGCTCGACGGC
This window contains:
- a CDS encoding ABC transporter substrate-binding protein gives rise to the protein MSWGKRAPAWLAVLFSLSLVAAACGGDDEGGGGATGPTETTGGEVTGGEWSMSICEPESLIPQVNAETCGSQVLRALFTPLVQFDQDNNVIFAVAESIESDDNVNWTITLRDGYTFHDGTPVTAQSFVDAWNWGADCVNAAGNNYFFGPAGVNIVGYDELNPEEGCPNRSSGEGLSGLQVQDDLTFTVQLGAEFSEFPITVNYNAFYPLPESFFDDPEAFNEAPVGNGPYMMDGTWEHDVGINVVRYEDYGGTPGNADAIEFRVYADLAVSYRDVQAGNLDIGDVPDDQIANAETEFGDRFITAESSSFSYIGFPLYAEGFDDPDIRKALSMAIDREAIISAIFFDTLTPADDMVSPTVQGYREGACGEACTFDPEAAKQLFDQAGGYDGTLRIWFNNDGGHEGWIEAVSNQWRQNLGIEDIEFESMPFARYLGLLDEGIDDDPATEGVDGPFRLGWVMDYPSMQNYLENLHGTGAGSNYTTYSNPEVDDLLAQGKSASSGEEAISFYQQADDMIIEDLPIIPLWYGQVQQVTSERVSNVVFDKFTFVDPATVEVVAE